One window of the Rosa rugosa chromosome 3, drRosRugo1.1, whole genome shotgun sequence genome contains the following:
- the LOC133740956 gene encoding uncharacterized protein LOC133740956 isoform X1 — translation MSFVVDQLGNIFSLGAGIYHSSSMKPKVFGMTASLYFEKVSHPQWTVKIKYLNLKAFDSQQVENKKDAPPNRKERFKITHLKKGSKTEYIDEASTQAVLIFEQKEAEKANQNIEITSKVVEDIYADVFGVERRNRVRGMGTGYKWADVPFIHTENKGISKEVEELRAAVEEQKSVSARALMEVERLRIESARERNEVAEREKQREAELDKIRADQLQMMENMKKMQDLMEMPRT, via the exons ATGTCGTTTGTAGTCGACCAACTTGGCAATATTTTCTCTTTGGGTGCAGGAATTTATCACAGTTCTAGTATGAAGCCAAAAGTTTTTGGAATGACGGCTTCACTGTACTTCGAAAAG GTGTCTCATCCACAATGGACTGTGAAGATCAAATATCTGAACTTGAAAGCATTTGATTCCCAG CAAGTAGAAAACAAAAAGGATGCACCGCCTAACCGTAAAGAGAGATTCAAGATAACCCACCTAAAGAAGGGATCTAAAACAGAGTACATTGATGAAGCATCAACACAAGCTGTG CTTATCTTTGAACAAAAAGAAGCAGAGAAAGCTAACCAAAACATAGAAATAACCTCTAAGGTTGTAGAAGATATATATGCTGACGTGTTTGGTGTTGAGAGGAGGAACCGAGTTAGAGGAATGGGAACGGGATATAAATGGGCTGATGTTCCTTTTATCCATACAGAAAACAAAGGGATTTCAAAAGAGGTGGAGGAACTAAGGGCTGCTGTGGAGGAACAAAAAAGTGTGTCTGCAAGAGCATTGATGGAGGTTGAAAGATTGAGAATTGAATCTGCAAGGGAAAGGAATGAAGTTGCTGAGAGAGAAAAACAACGTGAGGCAGAGTTGGATAAGATAAGAGCTGATCAACTACAGATGATGGAGAACATGAAAAAAATGCAAGACTTGATGGAAATGCCAAGGACATGA
- the LOC133740956 gene encoding uncharacterized protein LOC133740956 isoform X2, with product MKPKVFGMTASLYFEKVSHPQWTVKIKYLNLKAFDSQQVENKKDAPPNRKERFKITHLKKGSKTEYIDEASTQAVLIFEQKEAEKANQNIEITSKVVEDIYADVFGVERRNRVRGMGTGYKWADVPFIHTENKGISKEVEELRAAVEEQKSVSARALMEVERLRIESARERNEVAEREKQREAELDKIRADQLQMMENMKKMQDLMEMPRT from the exons ATGAAGCCAAAAGTTTTTGGAATGACGGCTTCACTGTACTTCGAAAAG GTGTCTCATCCACAATGGACTGTGAAGATCAAATATCTGAACTTGAAAGCATTTGATTCCCAG CAAGTAGAAAACAAAAAGGATGCACCGCCTAACCGTAAAGAGAGATTCAAGATAACCCACCTAAAGAAGGGATCTAAAACAGAGTACATTGATGAAGCATCAACACAAGCTGTG CTTATCTTTGAACAAAAAGAAGCAGAGAAAGCTAACCAAAACATAGAAATAACCTCTAAGGTTGTAGAAGATATATATGCTGACGTGTTTGGTGTTGAGAGGAGGAACCGAGTTAGAGGAATGGGAACGGGATATAAATGGGCTGATGTTCCTTTTATCCATACAGAAAACAAAGGGATTTCAAAAGAGGTGGAGGAACTAAGGGCTGCTGTGGAGGAACAAAAAAGTGTGTCTGCAAGAGCATTGATGGAGGTTGAAAGATTGAGAATTGAATCTGCAAGGGAAAGGAATGAAGTTGCTGAGAGAGAAAAACAACGTGAGGCAGAGTTGGATAAGATAAGAGCTGATCAACTACAGATGATGGAGAACATGAAAAAAATGCAAGACTTGATGGAAATGCCAAGGACATGA
- the LOC133736421 gene encoding amino acid permease 4-like, with translation MLPKSRTLPSRIHHGAVEERHDIRHYLQVEVQPKVTESEAINPQSNYSKCFDDDGRLKRTGTFWTATSHIITAVIGSGVLSLAWAIAQLGWVAGPTVLALFAIVNLYTSNLLSMCYRAGDPVTGQRNYTYMDAVKANLGGRKVMLCGLVQYLNLFGVAIGYTIASSVSMMAIKRSNCYHKSGGKDPCHMSSNGYMITFGIIEVIFSQIKDFNEVWWLSIVAAIMSFTYSTVGLGLGIGKVAGNGDFKGSLLGISIGTVTHSGAVVTSTEKMWRTMQAFGAIAFAYSYSLVLIEIQDTIRSPPAEHKTMKKATVFSITVTTVFYMLCGCFGYAAFGDLAPGNLLTGFGFYNPYWLLDIANVAIVVHLVGAFQVFCQPLFAFVEKWSAQKWPKSDFVTAEYDIPIPFYGVYQLNLFRLVWRTMFVILTTLISMLLPFFNDVVGILGAFGFWPLTVYFPVEMYIAQQKIERWSSRWLGLQILSVSCLFVSIVAAVGSVAGVVLDLKTYKPFKTTY, from the exons ATGTTGCCAAAGAGCCGAACTCTTCCGAGCAGAATCCACCATGGAGCT GTGGAGGAGAGGCATGATATCAGGCACTATTTGCAAGTAGAAGTTCAACCTAAAGTCACTGAATCTGAAGCTATAAACCCTCAGTCCAACTATTCCAAATGCTTCGACGATGATGGTCGCTTGAAGCGAACAG GAACTTTTTGGACTGCAACATCACATATTATCACTGCAGTTATAGGATCTGGAGTTCTTTCTTTAGCATGGGCAATTGCACAACTTGGTTGGGTTGCAGGACCAACTGTCCTCGCTCTTTTTGCCATTGTCAATCTGTACACTTCCAATCTCCTATCCATGTGCTACCGGGCCGGGGACCCTGTCACGGGACAGAGAAACTATACCTATATGGATGCTGTCAAGGCCAACTTAG GAGGAAGAAAAGTTATGTTATGTGGTTTAGTCCAGTACTTGAATTTGTTTGGGGTAGCAATTGGATATACCATTGCATCTTCTGTCAGCATGAT GGCAATAAAGAGATCAAACTGCTACCACAAAAGTGGAGGGAAAGATCCATGCCATATGTCTAGCAATGGTTATATGATAACATTTGGAATCATAGAGGTGATATTTTCACAAATCAAAGATTTCAATGAAGTATGGTGGCTCTCAATAGTAGCAGCCATTATGTCATTCACATACTCCACTGTCGGCCTTGGACTTGGCATTGGTAAAGTTGCAG GAAATGGGGATTTTAAAGGAAGCCTGTTGGGTATTAGCATAGGGACAGTTACTCATTCTGGAGCAGTAGTCACTTCTACAGAAAAGATGTGGAGGACTATGCAAGCTTTTGGAGCTATTGCATTTGCTTACTCTTATTCTTTGGTCCTCATAGAAATTCAG GATACTATAAGATCTCCTCCTGCAGAACATAAGACCATGAAGAAGGCAACTGTATTCAGCATCACTGTCACAACAGTGTTCTATATGCTCTGTGGATGCTTTGGGTATGCAGCGTTTGGCGATCTTGCCCCAGGAAACCTCTTAACTGGCTTTGGATTCTACAACCCCTACTGGCTTCTAGACATTGCAAATGTTGCAATTGTTGTCCACCTAGTAGGTGCATTTCAG GTCTTTTGCCAGCCATTATTTGCATTTGTGGAGAAGTGGAGTGCACAAAAGTGGCCGAAAAGCGACTTTGTGACAGCCGAGTATGATATACCTATCCCTTTCTATGGTGTGTACCAACTCAACCTGTTTCGCTTGGTATGGAGGACCATGTTTGTTATATTGACTACCCTTATATCCATGCTCCTACCATTCTTCAATGATGTTGTTGGGATACTTGGAGCCTTTGGATTCTGGCCATTGACTGTTTATTTTCCGGTTGAGATGTACATTGCTCAACAGAAGATTGAGAGATGGAGTAGTAGATGGCTTGGACTTCAGATACTGAGTGTGAGTTGTCTCTTTGTCTCCATAGTTGCTGCTGTTGGCTCTGTTGCCGGCGTAGTTCTAGATCTGAAGACGTATAAACCCTTCAAAACTACTTATTGA